A genomic stretch from Deinococcus cellulosilyticus NBRC 106333 = KACC 11606 includes:
- a CDS encoding CPBP family intramembrane glutamic endopeptidase — protein sequence MQRWIRQFPLLSFFVLAFGITWGFQVPAIVLAQQQGLTLSNEMNLQHFLSLFSPTGQVDSLLPYLLFTLGAGPLVASLCVTWAIGGTPALRDLLKRTLAWKVAGRWYLVVLLLPLLMAGVSLLLGVLFAGVEPSAMKPRLSWTLFLPFLLYMVVFTGVVEEVGWRGFALPQLQRTMNAEKASWILGILWGVWHFPFILYYNREMAPGMVLGVLVSLVLSIVGWTIVNTWVYNNTRSVLLLVLLHGWGNTVQSYLVLSTENMLAQTAYSLVPWVVAVVLLRKFGAEHLSAAPRPVLNDQGMQVEGPVTVPRAVGLKT from the coding sequence ATGCAAAGATGGATTCGGCAGTTTCCCCTTCTCAGTTTTTTTGTGCTGGCTTTTGGGATCACCTGGGGGTTTCAGGTGCCTGCCATTGTGCTGGCGCAGCAGCAAGGCCTCACCCTCAGCAATGAAATGAACCTGCAGCATTTTCTGTCCCTGTTCAGCCCCACCGGACAGGTGGACAGCCTGCTCCCTTACCTGCTCTTCACCCTGGGAGCAGGACCTCTGGTGGCTTCCCTGTGCGTCACCTGGGCCATTGGGGGGACCCCTGCCCTGCGTGACCTGCTGAAACGCACCCTGGCCTGGAAAGTGGCCGGAAGATGGTACCTCGTGGTGCTGCTCCTTCCTTTGCTCATGGCTGGCGTCAGTCTGCTTCTGGGCGTGCTGTTTGCCGGGGTTGAGCCTTCAGCAATGAAGCCTCGCCTTTCCTGGACCCTGTTCCTGCCGTTTCTGCTTTACATGGTGGTTTTCACGGGTGTGGTGGAAGAGGTGGGCTGGCGTGGTTTCGCCCTCCCTCAGTTGCAACGCACCATGAATGCAGAGAAAGCCTCATGGATTCTGGGCATCCTCTGGGGGGTGTGGCATTTCCCCTTCATCCTGTATTACAACCGGGAAATGGCTCCAGGAATGGTGCTGGGCGTGCTGGTTTCCCTGGTGCTCAGCATCGTGGGATGGACCATCGTCAACACCTGGGTGTACAACAACACCCGCAGCGTGCTGCTGCTGGTCCTGCTGCACGGCTGGGGCAACACCGTGCAATCCTATCTGGTGCTCTCCACCGAGAACATGCTGGCCCAGACTGCCTATTCGCTGGTGCCCTGGGTTGTGGCTGTGGTGCTCCTCAGGAAATTCGGCGCAGAACACCTGTCTGCTGCACCACGCCCGGTCCTGAACGACCAGGGGATGCAGGTGGAGGGCCCAGTGACGGTGCCCCGGGCTGTGGGCCTGAAAACCTGA
- a CDS encoding FG-GAP repeat domain-containing protein, whose translation MLIRKGGLTCLLLTCLLASCTSTTPEEQQRFKTLGVLDLTVGDAAGVKPQSFTLASIQLKVLGSTSHDANGYRYITSTYQIRNASSTGTPSPTPRTNVTFLAVDTTSTLSDTAVRTMKKADGTAANPALATQVLPSGNFAGDGSFSSSQSMQVFDASETSSLSGLPSSIQTVLPYGFVVDRTGGGRTLDANPASNDYQGTVSLSVKVPLQTPIENTPKSVTLTMIYVEDSINQVTESLEEKQLGSSGLAARVAAAGASRVNVFPGSAYTGTSRTLCSVPISGGATPAYLINQTQKPQIWPTFSAQGTLPVPTTPVLASYCDDQAGPVLSGSTPQNQLVIQALQTGKRLSAFNSFNAGTFSQTGGQWRYTPTVGAPFKPGEEVEVTAVGGSAALSATQRFRITGAAEGATGFNAPTTITTGDTPWSVALGDLNGDGRLDMIHPHYGGSRWASGWAMEMGLFRLPPM comes from the coding sequence ATGCTGATTCGCAAAGGTGGGCTCACCTGTCTGCTCTTGACCTGTCTGCTGGCTTCCTGCACCTCCACAACACCCGAGGAGCAGCAACGCTTCAAAACCCTTGGTGTCCTGGACCTTACAGTTGGAGACGCTGCAGGGGTGAAACCCCAGAGTTTTACACTGGCGTCCATTCAGTTGAAAGTGCTGGGAAGCACGTCCCATGATGCCAACGGTTACCGTTACATCACCTCCACATACCAGATCCGAAATGCCAGCAGCACAGGGACACCCAGTCCCACCCCCAGAACCAACGTGACTTTCCTGGCCGTGGACACCACCAGCACCCTCAGTGACACTGCTGTGCGCACCATGAAAAAAGCAGATGGAACTGCGGCCAATCCAGCACTGGCAACGCAGGTCCTGCCCTCTGGGAACTTTGCTGGAGATGGGTCTTTCAGCAGTTCACAGAGCATGCAGGTGTTTGATGCCTCAGAAACCAGCAGCCTGTCGGGCCTGCCCAGCAGCATCCAGACGGTGCTCCCTTATGGCTTTGTGGTGGACCGCACTGGAGGAGGCCGCACCCTTGATGCAAACCCGGCCAGCAACGATTACCAGGGAACCGTCAGCCTTTCGGTGAAGGTCCCCTTGCAGACCCCCATCGAAAACACCCCAAAAAGCGTGACCCTGACCATGATTTACGTGGAAGACAGCATCAACCAGGTCACAGAATCGCTGGAGGAAAAGCAACTCGGAAGCAGTGGGCTTGCAGCGAGGGTCGCAGCAGCAGGCGCAAGCCGCGTGAATGTCTTTCCAGGCAGTGCCTACACAGGCACCAGCAGGACGCTCTGCAGTGTGCCCATCTCAGGGGGAGCCACACCTGCGTATCTCATCAACCAGACCCAGAAACCCCAGATCTGGCCGACCTTCAGTGCACAGGGAACCCTTCCGGTCCCCACGACGCCTGTGCTGGCCTCCTACTGCGACGATCAGGCAGGTCCGGTCCTGTCAGGAAGCACCCCACAGAACCAGCTGGTGATTCAGGCCCTTCAGACGGGCAAGAGGCTGAGCGCTTTCAACAGCTTCAATGCGGGCACGTTCAGCCAGACGGGTGGGCAGTGGCGTTACACCCCGACTGTGGGGGCACCCTTCAAACCTGGTGAGGAGGTGGAGGTGACGGCTGTCGGGGGAAGTGCGGCCCTCTCGGCCACCCAGCGGTTCCGCATCACAGGCGCAGCTGAGGGAGCCACGGGGTTCAATGCACCGACCACCATCACCACAGGAGACACCCCCTGGAGTGTGGCCCTGGGAGACCTGAATGGGGATGGAAGGCTTGACATGATTCACCCTCACTATGGTGGATCTCGATGGGCATCCGGTTGGGCAATGGAGATGGGACTTTTCAGGCTGCCTCCGATGTGA
- a CDS encoding FG-GAP repeat domain-containing protein yields the protein MGIRLGNGDGTFQAASDVTTTANPRTALLGDMNGDGKLDLVLTYTALPGSVGVWLGNGDGTFQTPSVYTAGNGTWGARLGDINLDGKLDVLAANLSGTTVSVYLGNGDGTLQSSGTISANTPSGVALGDLNGDRKPDAVVQSFSTDTVRVALGNGDGTFQTPVAYAVGDGPRFVEVADLNADGKLDVVTDNTNTGANSISVLLGNGDGTFQTQTTYAAGSGARYPVLWDANGDGKIDLLVTNLNDNTVSFMLGNGDGTFQVQTTFAVGTSPQFIALGDVNGDGKVDALVSNSSSDTISILIKK from the coding sequence ATGGGCATCCGGTTGGGCAATGGAGATGGGACTTTTCAGGCTGCCTCCGATGTGACCACCACCGCCAACCCCAGAACGGCGCTCCTCGGAGACATGAACGGGGATGGAAAACTGGACCTGGTCCTCACCTACACTGCCCTTCCTGGCAGTGTAGGTGTGTGGCTTGGGAATGGGGATGGCACGTTCCAGACGCCCAGCGTGTACACAGCAGGCAATGGCACCTGGGGTGCGCGACTCGGTGACATCAACCTCGATGGGAAACTCGATGTGCTGGCCGCCAACCTGAGTGGAACGACGGTCAGCGTGTACCTGGGCAATGGGGACGGCACCCTGCAGTCCAGCGGCACCATCTCAGCCAACACCCCCAGTGGTGTGGCGCTCGGTGACCTCAACGGGGACAGAAAGCCAGATGCTGTGGTGCAGAGCTTCAGCACCGACACAGTGAGGGTGGCCCTGGGCAATGGGGACGGCACCTTCCAGACCCCTGTGGCTTATGCGGTGGGGGATGGCCCCCGTTTTGTTGAGGTGGCAGACCTCAATGCCGACGGGAAACTGGATGTGGTGACGGACAACACCAACACCGGAGCCAATTCCATCAGTGTGCTGCTGGGCAATGGAGACGGCACCTTCCAGACCCAGACCACCTACGCCGCAGGAAGTGGAGCCAGATATCCTGTCCTGTGGGACGCCAACGGGGATGGCAAGATTGACCTGCTGGTGACCAACCTGAACGACAACACCGTCAGTTTCATGCTGGGCAACGGGGACGGCACATTCCAGGTGCAGACCACATTTGCGGTGGGCACTTCTCCGCAATTCATTGCACTGGGCGATGTGAATGGGGACGGCAAGGTGGATGCGCTGGTGAGCAACTCTTCCAGCGACACCATCAGCATCCTGATCAAGAAATAA
- a CDS encoding ABC transporter ATP-binding protein → MSDLSTRNLHLSYGSKAIIEDMSIDLTSGGIISLIGPNGSGKSTLLKSLARLLPPSSGSVMLDGKDIHRLPTKQVAQKLAILPQSPSAPEGLTVEELVWFGRHPHQKLLGGKSKEDQDLVQWALTQTGMTIFAKTLLENLSGGQRQRAWIAMSLAQGTPLLLLDEPTTYLDLSHQLEVLHLIQRLNKDQKKTILMVLHDLNQAVRYSSHLVVVKEGKVFAQGEPAEIMTHELLQEVFGLKAHIIEDPDTGKPHIIPYGIARIF, encoded by the coding sequence TTGAGCGACCTCAGCACCCGAAACCTGCACCTGTCGTACGGCAGCAAGGCCATCATCGAAGACATGTCCATCGACCTGACCTCAGGCGGCATCATCAGCCTGATCGGGCCGAACGGCAGTGGCAAGAGCACGCTCCTGAAGTCGCTCGCCCGTCTGCTTCCCCCTTCCAGCGGGAGTGTGATGCTGGACGGCAAGGACATCCACCGTCTTCCCACCAAACAGGTCGCCCAGAAGCTCGCCATCCTGCCCCAGAGCCCCTCTGCCCCGGAAGGATTGACCGTTGAGGAACTGGTGTGGTTCGGGCGTCACCCCCACCAGAAACTTCTGGGGGGCAAAAGCAAAGAAGACCAGGACCTCGTGCAATGGGCACTGACCCAGACCGGGATGACCATCTTCGCGAAAACCCTGCTGGAAAACCTTTCCGGGGGCCAGAGGCAGAGGGCCTGGATTGCCATGAGCCTTGCCCAGGGTACGCCCCTCCTGTTGCTCGACGAGCCCACCACCTACCTGGACCTCAGCCACCAGCTTGAAGTGCTGCACCTGATCCAGCGCCTCAACAAGGACCAGAAGAAAACCATTCTGATGGTCTTGCATGACCTCAATCAGGCGGTGAGGTACAGCTCCCATCTGGTGGTGGTGAAAGAGGGCAAGGTGTTTGCCCAGGGGGAGCCTGCAGAGATCATGACCCATGAACTGCTGCAGGAGGTCTTTGGTCTGAAAGCCCACATCATTGAGGACCCGGACACCGGGAAGCCCCACATCATTCCCTACGGCATTGCCCGGATTTTTTGA
- a CDS encoding ABC transporter substrate-binding protein, producing the protein MKYPLILTLSLFATAQAQNCSGRLIQHAMGETCVPKEIKRLVVLDTGELDSALALGVKPVGAVQAVGGFPAYLKDRTEGITPVGTIAEPNLEKILALKPDLILSSKLRHGNIYNQLSKIAPTVMAEAVGVVWKDNLKLNAQALNKTKAYQLLMNNYNNRILKIQGQLKKARVNTTISMIRFVPGQTRIMLQDNFIGTILRDVKLPRPKSQNKAGFMDVATPESIPLMDGSYIFYSAYGPSEATPMKDYLQSPLWKNLSAVKNGRAKEVNDDYWYLGIGMLAANKVLDDLQRIFAQ; encoded by the coding sequence ATGAAATACCCCCTCATCCTCACCCTGTCTCTGTTTGCCACCGCCCAGGCCCAGAATTGCTCTGGTCGCCTGATCCAGCACGCCATGGGCGAAACCTGCGTTCCAAAAGAAATCAAACGTCTGGTGGTGCTGGACACCGGAGAACTCGACAGTGCCCTGGCCCTCGGCGTCAAACCCGTCGGGGCCGTGCAGGCTGTGGGCGGATTTCCGGCCTACCTCAAAGACCGCACCGAGGGCATCACCCCTGTCGGGACCATTGCAGAACCCAACCTGGAGAAGATCCTGGCTTTGAAACCCGACCTGATCCTGTCCAGCAAACTGCGTCACGGCAACATCTACAACCAGCTTTCCAAAATCGCTCCCACCGTCATGGCTGAAGCCGTGGGCGTGGTCTGGAAAGACAACCTCAAGCTGAACGCACAGGCCCTGAACAAAACCAAGGCCTACCAGCTCCTGATGAACAACTACAACAACCGCATCCTGAAAATCCAGGGGCAACTGAAAAAAGCCCGCGTGAACACCACCATCAGCATGATCCGCTTCGTGCCTGGCCAGACCCGTATCATGCTGCAGGACAACTTCATCGGGACCATCCTCAGAGATGTGAAGCTGCCCAGGCCCAAATCCCAGAACAAGGCAGGCTTCATGGACGTGGCCACCCCGGAAAGCATTCCCCTGATGGACGGCAGCTACATTTTCTACAGTGCTTACGGCCCCAGTGAAGCCACCCCCATGAAAGACTACCTGCAGAGCCCTCTGTGGAAGAACCTCAGCGCCGTGAAAAATGGCCGTGCAAAGGAAGTCAATGACGACTACTGGTACCTCGGCATTGGCATGCTGGCTGCAAACAAGGTTCTGGACGACCTCCAGCGCATCTTTGCCCAGTAA